The genomic stretch ctaaaaaatacaagaaagtaaAGCTCAATTTTTAAAACCTCTAAATGTGATGGTCAGTAAGCAACTTCCATCATACAGTATTTTGGGGGAACAATTGACACGGACACATCTTTAGATATTTATTTAGACAGTTCTACTTTTAGGAAGGTAACATAACCTCCATTTGTATTTATACAAAAATATCACACAAGATTCAGACACtcaattttatacatataaaaccattttgttcctttttttttttttttttttttttggcaatactaagatttaaactcagagtcctgtacttgctaggcaggcactctaccactcgagtcatGCCTCCAGCATGTTCTTAAATTATGTACATATTCAAAATACAGCAAACAAAATCTACTCTTGAGCACATTTTAAACTCTCGTTACTCTCTGACTAATGGATATGGTCAAGAACAAGCTTTCTGTTACCTGTATCTTCAAAAGAGGAAGTGAAAGCAGTTCTATTGCCACACCGTGGTTGGTTAGAAATCTCTACATAATCgttttgtcaattttttcctttcagaTGAGAGCCTGCTCACAGGAGTCACTGGAGAGAAACCTCCACTAAAGTACTATAAACTGAAGAAGAGTCTAGTTATAGCTGCTTTTAAGTGAAAATGCTGAGTTCTAGTaaacatacacacagagaaaggaaggaggaaacatTTCCCTTAGTCAGCCAGCCAAAGAACTGAGTCATCTCTGGCAACAGAGGTGGCATATCTCCCTGGACAATGACATTCCTCAATGAACGAGTCATTTTGAGCAAAGTTGGGACCTGAGCTGGGTCCCCAGCTCTGCCGTTCTTTTGCTGATTCCTATGGTTACACTAAACATCACTACATAATAGATGCTACAGACCCTGTGCAAGCCTCAATCATACTCTGTAGGAAACCAGCTTACTActtgaaagaggaaaatgaagtcaTTCAATTTCAAGCTGTCTCAAACAACAGAgtgctttattcttttcttcaacttggttgtgGAATCGTGGCTGCAGAATCTCTATCTTCTTTACCCTTGCATGGCATTGTTTCATTGGTCTTCCTCAGTTTCATTCCCCATTTCTTTCCTACCATCAGCTTCCCTTAGAGAAAGGTATGTTTGAGCCTACCTCTTAAAAAAATCTCCTTCCTACTCAGGTTATGACTCCACTCATTCAGTAGCTacgttttcttttggtggtactaggaggggaactcagggccttgcaattgctagacaagcgctctaccacttgagccatcctcccagctcttttttgtgttggttattttggagatagggtctcactttatgcctgggctggcttggatcACCATCTTTCCATTTATGCTTTCAacgtagctggtatgacaggaaCATATCACTATGCctagttttttattggttgagatggcgtcttgctaactttttgtctggctgGCCTGggtccacaatcctcctgatctccccctccagaatagataggattacaggcttaggCCACCAAGCCTGACCTTGTACCCACACTTCTTAAGAATAAACTGCATATTGAAACTGGTGGGGAGAGGTagaagaagaaagtgaaggaaaaggggtagatctttgatttcttcactttattcctttggtgtcttttttttctttggtggtactggggatagaaactcagggcctcacacttgctaagaaggtACTATACCACCTGAGTCATACCCCAaccttttttctgtttacattagttacttttcagatagggttgatgggtctcccacatagctggagttATAGACATGCACCTGTAATTTACATTTCTGGCCcctttggtatttttaaaatcataaattcaAAATCTTTTCCAATGAAATAAATTGCCTTAACTTTTTCCATGTTATCGTCCATCCCAAAATTCTGCTACCAAATACTCCACTAAAATTGCTATCGCAAAAGTCAGGAAAACAGTTGCCAAaatctgtctctttttttgtttgtttttattttcattgacctcTCTATAGCCGCTAACAAAAGTTGCTCACTGACCATTAATGGAAACTCAGTGTCAAGGTTTCTAAAGTATCACTGTCCTGGTTTAtcacctcttctttttccttttcttttaagaggcagggtgttgctatgtagcacaggcacCTGGTCTCAAGCCTgtgctcctgagtgctggggttacagacatgttctaccacatctggctctttaaatttctattttagaaaattttgaaCACACTACAAAATCTTAGTTCCCCTGTATATCCACCTACGTGTTCTCCATTACTGTATGATTTGGAGTAAAACCTTGTAATTCTACATAAAAATCCCTTAATAAACTCACAACAcattactttataaaaattaacaataagcACTTCGCCCTCCAGCCGCGGCAGCTGCAGCCCGACCCTGAGCGAGCCaagaggcggcggcggcggcgcacTCAGGAGACCACCAGATCACCTCTTCCCGCGGCCTCGCCATGGCGACCTACGGACAGAGCTGCGCGCGGCCAATGTGTATCCCTCCATCATATGCTGACCTTGGCAAAGCTGCCAGAGATGTTTTCAACAAAGGATTTGGCTTTGGGTTGGTGAAATTGGATGTGAAAACAAAGTCATGCAGTGGTGTGGAATTCTCAACATCTGGTTCATCTAATACAGACACTGGTAAAGTTACCGGGACCTTGGAGACCAAATACAAATGGTGTGAGTATGGTCTGACTTTCACAGAAAAATGGAACACTGATAATACTCTGGGAACAGAAATTGCAATTGAAGACCAGATCTGTCAAGGTTTGAAACTTACATTTGATACTACCTTCTCACcaaatacaggaaagaaaagtGGTAAAATCAAGTCCTCTTACAAGAGGGAGTGTATAAACCTTGGTTGTGATGTTGACTTTGATTTTGCTGGGCCTGCAATCCATGGTTCAGCTGTCTTTGGTTATGAGGGCTGGCTTGCTGGGTACCAGATGACCTTTGACAGTGCCAAATCAAAGCTGACAAGGAATAACTTCGCAGTGGGCTACAGGACTGGAGACTTCCAGCTACATACTAATGTCAATGATGGAACAGAATTTGGAGGATCAATTTATCAGAAAGTATGTGAAGATCTTGATACTTCAGTAAATCTTGCTTGGACATCAGGTACCAACTGTACTCGTTTTGGCATTGCAGCTAAATATCAGTTGGATCCCACTGCttccatttctgcaaaagttaATAACTCTAGTTTAATTGGAGTGGGCTACACTCAGACTCTGAGGCCTGGTGTGAAGCTTACACTGTCTGCTCTGGTAGATGGGAAGAGCATTAATGCTGGAGGCCACAAACTTGGGCTTGCCCTGGAATTGGAGGCTTAATCCAGCCGAAAGAAACCTCTGGAAATGGATATCAGAAGATTTGGCCTTAATATATTTCCATTGTGACCAGCAGGCTTTTTTTCTCCCCTAAGAAGGTGATCAAAACAAAGGATAATCTAAACAAGagctgtattttaaatatttagacaGTTACTTGTTAGCTGGTTTCTAGTTGAATTGGTTATCTAGTTACCAATGCTGCGGTCGTGCAGTCAcccatacattatttaaatgtatttaactgTTAAATGCGCTACCCACCAATAATGAAATAGACCTTTATGAAAACTGTGCGATGTgtgcatgtttgtttttatgctcCAAAACATTGACTATTGCCATTAAGTGAGATAGATCAGTGGATGTTTTAAGGTGAGGCTGAagatttttttgttaaatttaaccATCATTAGAGTTACTTTGGTATTCCAGAACATtacaaattatgaataaaacaagtgtacataaaaaaaaaataaaaaaataaaaattaacaataattctCTACAACGTCCAGACATATTCAAATGTAAAAGAGTGAAACTGAACCTTTATCTTACACTATTAACAAAAACTCATTAAAATGGACCAAAAACCTAGATGTAGTAACTAAAACTATAAGATTTTACAAGAAAACACACAGGGAAAGCTTCAAGACATTGGACGTGGCAATGATTTGTTGGACAtaatgtcaaaaataagttggatcaaaattaaattttttttgtgcaTCAAAAGATGCTATCAAGAgtgaaaaaaacccacagaatgggagaaaatatttgcaaaatgtgtATCCAGTAAAAGATTAGTATCTAGGATGTGTAAAGAACTCTTATTCCCCCCAAATctaaccaaaaattttaaaaataagcaaaggatgtttctccaaagaagatatacacatgttcttatacaaataaaatccttaacaaaataaaaatgaaaaccacaagtTAACACTTCCCACTCACTgcaatggctattatcaaaaaactCAGAAATAGAAGTAttagtgaagatgtggagaaactagAACCCTGTGCACTGGTGGTGACAATGTAAAATAGCacaactactgtggaaaacagcagtttgtcaaaaaattaaatacagaattaCCAAACAATCCAGCAACCCCATTCTAGGTATATACCTAAACAACTAAAAGCAGAGACTTGAACAGGTATCTGTACAGTAGTCCTCCTTATTCATGGGGGATATGTTtcaagacccccagtggatgtCTGAAACCCAGACAGTACTAAATCCTCtatactttgttttttcttatacacacacacacacataaacttaATGCCCTTTCCATTTTAACTAAGCACTTACTATACTCTGTGGCTATAACTCCTGCAGTTTAATGTACAACAGCAAAACcagattcaatttctttttccttttacacaATTTTATGGATAGAATATTCATTCTTACCATAAGTCTTAGCAACCTCAGTatgacttttttcttattatgttaAGAACTTCCACATTTTTTACCTAAAGGAAGAACTTTAAAGCTATTCTTGGGCATACCTGAATtaccagcatcactactcttgagCTTTAAATCTACTGTAAGTAAAACAAGAGTTACTGAACACAAGCACTGAGAAACCACAATAGTTGATCTGATCACTGAGATAGCTACTAAGTAACTAATGGTGGGTAGTGTACACAGTGTGACATGctagacaaagggatgattcacatcCAGGAGAGCAgagagatttcatcatgctactcagaacagtgcacaatttaaaacttaagaattgtTTCCTTCAGGAATTTCCCATTATTTTTGGACTGTGACTGACCACAGTTTAACTGAAGCCATGGAAAGGAAAACCAAAGATAAAGGAAGACTACTGTGCCCTCATGATCACAGCATGCCACTCTCAACAGCCAAGAGGTGGAAGCAACCGAAGTGCCATCGACAAAGGGATAAACACATGTGGGCTATATGTAGGAGGGAATATTATTCAATCTTAAAAATAGAgggaattctgacacatgctacatgAATGATCTCTGAGGAGATTACACTactcacaaaaggacaaataacaTATGATTTCACTTATGAGGTGCCCAGAGTAGTCACATTCATAAAGGCAAAAAGCAGAATGGTGGTTATCAGGGATTGGAAGGAAGGGGTAATGGGAGCTAGTGTTTGATGGGTACAGAGTTGCAGTTTGGGAAGACGAAAATGTTCTGAAGATGGCTGATGGTAATGGCTGCACAACTATGCACTATGAAACAATTaaaatggtttattttcttttcagtatttacCCTCAGACATACTTGCACATGTGGAAAATTACACTGTATAAGGAAATtcatgcctagcatgtgcgaagCCCTGGGTGCCAACCCTAGCACCAAAACAAAGCCAAACCAGAAAAACCTCTAGCCATCTCACTTTTGCTACATGTTATCTCCTTATCAGGCCAGTACTTGCTTGCTATCTGTTGAAGTACAGGCTAGATCAAGCAGCTGCCTAGGCACTTACTGCCTAGGAACCACTTTAAATACATACCTAGAGactgatattttttttttctttttttctggtaggactggagtttgaactcagggctttacacttggaaagcaggcactcataagacaagtgctctactacttgagccacacctccagttcattttgctctggttatttttttggagactggggtctcatgaacttttgccttggctggctttgaacctcaaattGCAATTctccctccctcagcctcccaagtaactaggactacaggtgtgagccactggcacctggcaagagTGACACTTTTGAGTGATCACAAGAAAACATGAAAGTAAGCTAATCACAGACACtatatatacacaaatctattttgtttttcttggactAAATACTTTTGCTTCAAGTATTAACTTTTTTGACCAACTGCTTAATGCCTGAAAAAGGTGGGTGCGTAACTCAGAAGTAAAACATTTATTCCATCCAAATCATCATGAAAAGATTACTGAAAGAGATTTTTTCAAAGCACACTCTATTTATTACTAATGTCTAAATCCATATCCTAAAACACAAATACCCCAGAGTAAGAACTGCTCAGTGCAGTGAATTTTGAGGTAATCTGTATATTAACCAgcaggttgtttttctttttctaatatacctataaaaaagaaataagcaaattagAGCATTAGACTAAGACTTCAGAAAGGTTGATAAATATGCAAGATCCAAGTAACCAGACAAGATGCAGGGCATGAAATTTATATGTctcattatatttaattattttagcaCATGACTTAATTCAGTCCCAAAtttgaaagaatcaacaaaacctAAAGGCAAAACTGGTAAACCCTGAGGCAGGACCGTCACATTTTTCTCTTAGATATTTGAGTGTGCCATAGGTTCACAGACTCACTGGCTGATCCAATCATGGCCCTCCTACTATCATCCTGCCTCTGGATACTGGGTTCAGAACACTATATACTACTTGTAAAAGTCACTGCATTTCCTATTTTAAAGGTTTACATTACTTAAAACATAGATTTGcaaaatttttccaagaatgtCATTATGCCTAGATGGTCATCCTTTCAATAGTAGGTTCAATCACAACTGTGGGGAATTTTTTGGCTTATTGCTTCCTTCTGGCAGGCAAAAGTGAATAGTTACAAAAGTAAATACCATCCTATGAAAGTGCGAATCTTCAACTTCCACTTCAGGAGAGATGGAGTAACAGTAACTAGACTTGACCCTCCAcccaaagaaaacaagcaaaaaatgctgaataaaataagtgaaacaaTTAAGATACTCAATattagccgggcaccagtggctcatgcctggaatcctagctacttggcaggatCCTGAGATCAGCAGGCTATTTTGAGGCCAGGCCAAGTAAAAACTTAGCAATATAcgatctcaaccaatagctgggcacagtgtatGCGGGAGATTGAGATCCTGAGGATTGTGATCCTAGGCAAGCCCTgtcaaaaaaagtttgtgagatgccactgcaatggaaaaaaaactgggcatggaggCAACATGCCTTCCTATTCCAGCAAAATAGGAAGACTGCAGTCCAGGACAAcgcaggcaaaaagcaagaccctatctccaaaataaccagagcgggagagggagggaggtgggggacagagaggagaaatgacccaaacaatgtatacacatatgaataaatgaagaaaccataaaaaataaccacagcaaaaatgaCTAgaggcatgaagtcctgagttcaaagccctggtattgccaaaaaaacTAAACCCATACTTTAATTACACATAGTATGTTTGAGAACATATTAGTACTAAATTAAGTAAGTAAACATGGAAGATACTTTAAAAGACCCAAGTTGAAACAAAAGCTATAAtgtctgaaataaaaaatacactagGTGGGATTTAATAGCAGATTAGATACTGAGGAAAGGCTACTATACTTGAAGACATGACAATAAAACTATCCAGGATGTAAagatccaaaacaaaaaacagagcactAGTGAGTTTTAGTACAATTTCAAGAGGCCCAATATTCATAGCATTGGAGTCCTTAAAGGAAAGGgacagtgattttaaaaaaaaaaaaaaaactttttaggaAGAGATAATGGCCAAAAATTTTCCCaatttgatgaaaactataagTCCACAGATTCAAGACGCTCAACAAAGCTACAGAAAAGCCAggtcctggtggctcacgtctgtaatcctagctactcaaaaggcagagatcaggaagattaaggttcaaagccaacctgggcaaatagttcttgagaccctatatcaaaaatacccatcacaaaaaaagggctggtgaaatggctcaaaatataggccctgtgttcaaatcccagcaccacaaaaaaaggagggaaggagggagggagggaggaagggagggggaggaagggaggaaggaaggagaaagtgcAGTAAAGTTCATCATTATCAAGCTGcttaagagaagagaaaaatcttaaagacaGCAAGAGGAGAGACACAGAAGAACAAAAAGGTTGACAGCAGACTTTGCATCAGAAACAATGCAAACAAgacaagacacagaaagaaaagcaacTGCCAACCCAGAATTATTTACCTATCAAATATGATTTCAGAATATGATGAATAATACTgtttatgtgtatttaaaaacaCTGTAGTTTGTCATTTGTATATATGgaacagtgacagaaagcagacCAGTGGCTGCCTGGGGATGCAGAGGTGAGTGAGAAACCAATGCACATTATCAACTTAGCCCACATTAGCAGGTGCTTCTGGGAGAGGCGGGGGACAATGCAACTGAAGATGGAGGCCCAAGAGAAGGGCAGGCCTCCCTGGGTGTCAGGGAAGTTGGAGTTTGAGACCCTGGTGCCCATTCAGGAAAACTGTTCCTCTATTCACAATACTTCTCACACCAAATTTGCACACTTCTGTCTGACTTGGCTACAAATTAGGGGTTTTCCCAACCCCCTTCTCAAGGTCAATCATTTGCTCACAaaactcaaggaaacaatgttggACGTCAAGGTTAAAACTAACTTCTGTGCTTGGGGCCATCACTACATTAGCCAATCTTCTAACTGGGGTTCTATACCCCCAGAGTGCAGGAAAACTTTTCAGGAACTAGCAGACCCAGAGTTTTTAAAAGGTACCAATTTCCAGAAACTcaacttcttttctcttctttttttggcttgGTATTGACCCTAGAGTCTCATGTATTCACAGCATGCACTCACCACTGGGCTATATCCTGATCTTCAACCTGAACTCCTTACTAAAAACCATTTGCCTAAGAATGTGCCTGAGGTACAGTGTGCCATctcatttccttttcatatttttcctttcacattttataaaagaCAAATATACAAGTTTACCATATGATAAAACCATTCAACTTATAGaattccaaaaaagaaacaaatatccaTACAAAGACTTGTACATCATTGTCCACAGAACTTTTATTTACAATAGCCCAAAGCAGAAAATAATCCCAATGACCATCAACAgattaatgaataaacaaactgcAATACATCCAAAGGCTGTACTACCACTCAGCcatagaaagaaatgaagtacaGCTACATGGACTCAACACACAAATCAAATAACTGCCAAGAGAAAGAACCCAGACTCCACCCCGCAGTGGGCACACACTGTATAATTTTATTCCTACAAAactctagaaaatgcaaattccCCGATAGCAACAAAATGCAAACTAGAAGTTTCTGGAGGTTGGAGGAACAGAAGTAAGGAATTGCACAGCACAAgaaatatttggagcaaatggtAATATTATCTTTTTTACTTATTATGATGTAGTAAAATTCAACaaattactaattttttaatATGTATCGTTTGTTGGGTTAACTATGTCAATAAATctaggtttttaaaaagatacagaaaagctGAAATAACTCATCACCAGCAGACCTCTACTATAAGAAATGTTAACAGAAGTTCTTcaagtaaaagtaaaattatgtCAGTTACAAAACTAGGTCTGCTCAGAGGtactcagatttttgttttttaagttactgttgatttttttcttatgatttaCATCTTAAATGTTTCCCCAAACCTTATATGCTAAATACTTGTGTTATCAGTTAGCTTTtcatagctgtgaccaaaatacctgacagaaacaacttaaagaaggatttattttggttcgtAGCCTCAGAGGGTTCACTCAATGATGGCAGGAGCGTATGGCAAAGACTGTCATTTCTtggcagacaggaaacagagatagacagacagacagacaaggggCCAGGTACAAGACACCACCAAGTACCCGCCccagctaggtcccacctcctacagtttccagaacctccaaaACAGTTTCAGT from Castor canadensis chromosome 5, mCasCan1.hap1v2, whole genome shotgun sequence encodes the following:
- the LOC109700211 gene encoding non-selective voltage-gated ion channel VDAC2, with protein sequence MATYGQSCARPMCIPPSYADLGKAARDVFNKGFGFGLVKLDVKTKSCSGVEFSTSGSSNTDTGKVTGTLETKYKWCEYGLTFTEKWNTDNTLGTEIAIEDQICQGLKLTFDTTFSPNTGKKSGKIKSSYKRECINLGCDVDFDFAGPAIHGSAVFGYEGWLAGYQMTFDSAKSKLTRNNFAVGYRTGDFQLHTNVNDGTEFGGSIYQKVCEDLDTSVNLAWTSGTNCTRFGIAAKYQLDPTASISAKVNNSSLIGVGYTQTLRPGVKLTLSALVDGKSINAGGHKLGLALELEA